The DNA segment GCGCGGCGTCGCGCAGACCCTGAGCGCGGGCCTCGGCGGTGCCCAGGCTGAACATGTCGCTCGCGGTGTCCCGGACGAGTTCCCGGGCGCCCGATCCGGCGCCCGCCCAGGAATATCCCCGGACGACGGCGACCGGCACCTTGTCCGACTTGCCCTTGACCAGCTCGGCCGCCGCCGCCAACTCGTCGATCACGGCCATCTGGGTCAGGGTCAGCTCGTTGCCGTAGGGATCGAACTCGCCCCGATGGTCGCGCAGCGCCCCGATGCCCGCCGCGCCGAGCGCCACGTCGGTCAGCCCGTTGCGCCAGGCCCGGCCCATCGTGTCGGAGATGATCACCGCAACGTCCAGGCCGCGCTCGGCGAGATCGTCACGCAGGGCGCGGGCCGACGCGTCCGGGTCGGCCGGCAGCAGCACCAGGTGGGTCTTGTCGACGTTCGAGGCGTCGATGCCCGCGGCGGCCATCACGAAACCGTGGTGGGTCTGCACGATCGTGGTGGGCCCGCGCCGGGCCACCACCCGGGCCGTCTCGCCGGCGAGCACCTGTTGCCGGGCCTCCTCGCGTTCCGGCCCGTCGGCGGGCACCTCGACGAGACGCCCCTCCGCCTTCGACACGATCTTGCTGGTCACCACGAGCACGTCGCCGTCGGCGAGCCAGGGTGCCGCCTTCGTGATCAGCTCGGCCAGGTCGTCGCCGGCGGTGACGTCGCCGATGCCGGTGACCGGGAGGATCGACAGGCTCATCGGACCAGCTCCAGCGCGTCGGCGACCATCCGCGCGGTGGCCTTCTCGTCGGTCATCCAGAGCGGCACGGCACGGGTGCGCACGCCGGGCACCTGGGCGCCCTCGTCGGTCGTGTCCACCAGCCAGCCGTCCAGCAGGCCACCCTCGGCGCGCGGGCCGTACATCCGGCCCAC comes from the Actinoplanes sp. OR16 genome and includes:
- a CDS encoding coenzyme F420-0:L-glutamate ligase, with amino-acid sequence MSLSILPVTGIGDVTAGDDLAELITKAAPWLADGDVLVVTSKIVSKAEGRLVEVPADGPEREEARQQVLAGETARVVARRGPTTIVQTHHGFVMAAAGIDASNVDKTHLVLLPADPDASARALRDDLAERGLDVAVIISDTMGRAWRNGLTDVALGAAGIGALRDHRGEFDPYGNELTLTQMAVIDELAAAAELVKGKSDKVPVAVVRGYSWAGAGSGARELVRDTASDMFSLGTAEARAQGLRDAAHLDSWSAPDIGESRVLRLTPAGPSPADLIRLGEEAHRVRLLLAADGLSSKISFDDDGVTIEVTE